One Natrinema longum genomic window, CGAACCGTTCCCGCGATCGATTCGCGCTCCCAGTCCCGTCGCGTGAAGTTCGAGAAGGCCTCTTCGAGCGCCATACTACTGCTACGAATCCCAGCGAAAAGGGCTCCACTGACCGGAGTCCTGACTGTCTGTGTTCGGAACTCATCGGTTCCGACGAACAACCGACAATTGGTTTTCGGTCGTTGTATACGTCGATGGTATTCCCCCAGTATCCTTTTTCGAAGGAAAAAGTTATTCAATAGTCGCCACTGATATGCAAACAGCCACTGGTGACGTAAGATGGTCAAAATGGAAACGGCGGAGCTGGAAACTGATCTGAGTCTGTTCAAATACGACACCCTCGAGCAACTCCCATCGAGGTACCGGGAGCTCGAGGAAGACGAACGGACCGAACGCATCGAGGCGGCGCTCGAGGAACTCGGCGACGACGTCGTCATCCTGGGGCACAACTACCAGCGACGGGAGATCGTCGAGCACGCCGACTTCATCGGTGACTCCTACCAGCTCTCGAAGGAGGCCGCTGAGGCCGACGCCGAGTACGTGATCTTCGGCGGGGTCACGTTCATGGCCGAGAGCGCGGACATCATTACGGACGACGACCAGTCCGTGATCCTCCCGAGCATGGAGGCGTCGTGTCCGATGGCCGGCATGGCCGAGGCCCTGCAGGTCGACAGCGCGTGGGCCGAGATCACGGCGGCCGCGCCCGACGCCGATATCATCCCGATCACCTACATGAACTCCTACGCGGACCTGAAGGCCTTCTGTGCGAGCCAGGGCGGGCTCGTCTGTACCTCCTCGAACGCCCACGAGGCGTTCGAGTACGCCTTCGACGAGGGTGACAAGGTCCTCTTTCTCCCCGACAAGCACCTCGGGGAGAACACGGCCCACCGGCTCGAGATGGAAGACGAGATCGCCGAGTGGGACCCGTGGGACCCCGAGGGGAAAGACGCCGACGAGGTCGCTGAAAGCGACATCATCCTCTGGGACGGCTACTGCCAGGT contains:
- the nadA gene encoding quinolinate synthase NadA, whose amino-acid sequence is MVKMETAELETDLSLFKYDTLEQLPSRYRELEEDERTERIEAALEELGDDVVILGHNYQRREIVEHADFIGDSYQLSKEAAEADAEYVIFGGVTFMAESADIITDDDQSVILPSMEASCPMAGMAEALQVDSAWAEITAAAPDADIIPITYMNSYADLKAFCASQGGLVCTSSNAHEAFEYAFDEGDKVLFLPDKHLGENTAHRLEMEDEIAEWDPWDPEGKDADEVAESDIILWDGYCQVHERFREDHIEQVRADNPDANVIVHPECRREVVEAADVAGSTATICETVANADPGETWAIGTEIHLTNHLQRWHPEVNVVPLCGDACMDCNAMRQIDPNYLTWVLEELAEGREHNVIEVAPEEKELAGVALDRMLEI